Within the Zea mays cultivar B73 chromosome 10, Zm-B73-REFERENCE-NAM-5.0, whole genome shotgun sequence genome, the region CCATCCCACCAGCACACCATGGCTTCTTCCCACATGGTTAACTCATGGATGTAGTGCATGACAAGTAATTTCTAATTATCATACATACTACTGCAGGAACTGCTGTGGGACCCATAACCAGGAATTGTCAATCCTAAATCCAGTTTAACAATATTCTCTTTGCATGCAAACTATATTTACTGCTATGTGTCACCATTACAATAAATAAATATTACACAACAGATTGTTGTACACCACAGAAACCACCATTGCGTAAAGCTAAGACTACAGGTTTATCGAACAAACATTTTTGAGAAGTTTTGTGGCATTGAAACATCCTTTCCATGATGTCATCTTCCATGAATGGTCAATCTGATTAGATGAAAAGGGCACAAACAGTGCCTCCCGAGCCAAATAAAATTAAACTTGAACAGCTGTGCTATCAATAATGTGACATTGACATTGACATGTGGGGCTCACTTGATTGTATTATTGTTCTGGCTGAAGTAGAAATGTCAGTCATAATTTCTTCCAGAAACAGAATGGTATTGGTATTAGAGTTCCTGCAGTTATTACAGGATGCCCTAGAGAGAAAGTTCTAGCAGCAATGCATTATGACTTGTGCCCCGTGTCTCACTCCTAGCGTTTTGGGGGATCAACCACACTACTGCGCCTTTTCACATTAGTATAGGTATTAATAAAGACCTCCCTTGGCGCGCACTCTTTGCCCCCCCTTTAAGGAATGGTATAGGATTCCAAGCATGCGCTTAAATGTTTGATGTAATAGTCAAAGGCAGCAGTCTTAAAGACAGTCCTAACAAAAGGCTAGCATGATGATTAATTTCACTTGGCAGTATTTATAGGGGCTGGGCCCATGTTTGTTTTCTTAACCACAAGCACAAACAGAAAAATCCCCCCTTCTGATTATCATCCTTTAAAGCAAAATCAACATGACACTTGAATGCCAGCAAACATTTGTTTCAGTGCCATAAATATACTCTAGGCATCATTGTCATGTTCCTTCTAAACCATTGTTGAATTAAACAACCACATAACTCCAACACTGTTTCAACTATCCAACTCAACACTACGTTGCCAATTAATCCAAAGGTTTATCAGCGTTAGCAAAGACAAATATTGAGTTTATATGAAACTAAACCAATCAGCATTTGGTGTTGCAGAAGTTAGGCTGGAAAGAAAAACCAATGTCACTGTTCACTTGTTCTGTTGTTCAGGTGCTAACCTGCTATCTAATACTTGTATATCTTTGGATCTTGGAATTTCCCTTTCCGATCAAACGAGTTCTCTCTCTTTCTTCCACAAAAAACATAATTAAGGTAAATATCCTGCCAAGAATAGTAAAAGGATATAAATCTACCACATAAGATATGATGGAAATTTaaaagaagaaatactagaaTGAAAATTATTCCGAACTATATTCATGACTTACAAAAGTACAGAAACAATCACTGCAATTTTTCAAGAAACAAAAGGCATCTCTTCTAAAGTATCCCTCTCATATTGCTACAAGTGATTCTAGCATTCTACTTTTGGAGCGTATATCCTACCCTTTCATATCACTCTTTCCACATCCACAAACCCCTAAGAAGTACAACTAATTGCGACAATATGataatatgaatataacaaatgAATTTTCACATGCCAAGGCAGTCCACGTTAAACTTCAGTAGTTTCATCACTCATCTTAACTCTGGTGTCTTGCACTGATACACAGAAACCATGTTTTTAAGTCGTCTAATTAATCGTGATTAGTCGTGATTAATCGTCCAAGTCGGTCTGGACCAATCACGATTAATCGCCCTAGTCGACAGAAAAATGAAAGAATAGAAAACGTACGCTGAAGAGACAATAACAAGGTAGGGGCACTAGAAACAATCTAATATTAAGTCAGTAAACATGCAAAAGCTTTTCAACTGGGCCAGATGCCCCAAAAATCTTATCAAATTTCATCCACGAAAAGATCATCTTCATTTTGACTGCACAATGAGCAACAATCAACTTAACTAGGATCCAGGCAAGACCTGATCATTTGCAATGCAACGATTAGTTCAAACATTTACACATTGTACAGAGATTCGGTTCTAGAAAACTCTAGATTGGGGCATAAAGAGAAGCAGTGGCAACCAAACAAAATACAGCATAATAACAGCATGCATTTATGTAGCATTTGTGGCTCCATGCTGGCCTGTGAAGTGGATTTATACCTTGTCTTGAATAGTGGACCAGCTACCACCAGAATGGGGTCATAGAGCACCTCCAATGGTCCCTAGAGACTTCTGCTGCATTCACTGCTCTTTTCTTACAGCCTGCACCAGTGTAGTACTGAAAGTTAACACATGACAGCCTAGTATACCAAATGCATACATCAAATGATTTGACTTACAATCAGCAAGGCAGTAACCACGTAAAGAATTTCAGGTGGAAATCACAGAAACACAGCAATGAATATGCAATGTTCTGTAGGATTTATCTTGTTCTTTGGCTTTCTTTTCTCTTGCATAATGTATATCTACAATTCAGCAGATAAGATTCCTTAATATTTAGAAAGAAGCAAATGattagaataaggattaaggAATCACAATGTCTCGCGCTGCTGTACATATTATACAAGAATGTGAGAAAACAGATGCCTCTAAACTAGAAATCAGTTACCTAGTTCTGTCCAGTGGGCTCCAAACTTTGTCAATATGGCCTATGTTGAAGTGTATaaatggattgactaccttttcCCAACAGCTTAAACTTTTGCGTTGAACTGGTTAATGCGTccactctaacatggtatcaaaACCAGAGGTCTCAAGTTCAAATTCCGGCAGAGTCTTTATTTGTGCTTCCACCCATTTATTTCCACGTTTGCGCTTGCGCCTTTCTCTCCGGTTGCACGTGAGTGGGGGTGTTGAAGTGTATAGGTGGATAAACTATCTTCTCtcatcagcttaagcttttgtATCGAACTGGTTAGTGCGTCCACTCTAACATCCTAAACCAAATTGTAGTAGTTATTGAATGTAGTAAAAAAAAATGTTTGTGGGTTAAATACAATAGCATATGCTAAAATTGTAAAATCAGCCACTTCTGCTGAACATATTCAGATGACAATAATAGCTACACAAATATATGTAATTTGTAAAACTACAAACATATTCAGACTACAACAAGATTGTTAGAGAAGAAATCAACCTTAGTCAATGCACAATAATGTGAGAAAACAGACACTCTACTCAGACATCTAATTCTGATCCTGTCCAGAGGTCTCCCCATATTTGGTCAAGTTTCCCAGTCTCCAACACTTGAAGCTTCACATGGATATGCAAGGCATGAGAAAACCTGCAAGACATTGAACAGCTAACAGAGTTTCTGCAAGCAAGTGCCATATATATAAGTGGGTCAATGCATCAAAACCATGATCACAAAGAACAGCCATACATATATCAGCCATGGCAAATGCTTTCTAGTGTCCCCAAATACATGGGCCAATGCATCGAATCGGTGATCACAAAGACCCCTACAGATTATCAACATCGACAATGTGTTGCCATGTTGTCAAAAATAGGATGACAAATGCAGCACCAGAGTAATTGCTCCAACAGCAATCAGACAGATAGCTGGAGAGGAATTAGAGAGATACAGCTAAATTCCTGTGCTCACAATCTCACATTGACATCAGCGGACAAGATCAACCAGCGTCTTCCTCCGGGGAAACCTCTGCGGAAGCCGAAGCGACATAGAATCCTCAATCTGAATGGGCAGATGTGTGGCCACAAACACGATGCCACCCTTCTTCCGATGCTCTGCGATAATGTATTCAAGCAGCCTGGTACCCTCTGCGTCCAGCGCGACTGAGGGCTCGTCCAGCAGCCAGATGGGTCGGTCGATAGCGAGCAGCCTGGCGAGCTGCAGCCGCTTCCTCTGCCCCATGGAGAGCATCCTGGCCTTCTCGTTCATGAGCCTGCCGAGGCCCATGAGCTCGATGGCTGGGCCCGACCTGCTGCCGTCCTTCCCCTCGAGGAGCTCGAACCACTGGACGTTCTCGAGCACCGTGAGCTTCTCTTTGACGGCGTCCTTGAGCGACATCCAGTTGAGCTGCAGCTTGTACTGCTGGAAAACGCCCGGGGAGGTGATGTCGTGACCATTCCAGAGGATCTCCCCCGCCGAGGGACGCGAAAAGCCCGCCAGCATGCGGAGGAGGGTGGTCTTGCCGGAGCCGTTCGCACCGGTCAGGACGAGGGCTGTGCCGTCGTGGACGCTGAGGTTGATGTCGCGGAGCACCGTCTGCGCGTTCCGCATGCACGAGACGTTGTTGAGCAGGAGCCGCGGCGGCGGAGGCCGAAGCGGCGGCATTCTGCCGAGTGGTCGGTTGTGCGGGACCGCTGAGCTAGATGGGGGCGGACGGGTGGGCGCAGCGAGGTCGTTTGGTGGGCCCGTGGGTGGATGCGGCGGCGATGGCGATGGCAATGTGGCGGCGGGCGCGGAGAGGCCGAGGTTGGAAGGACCCGAGGAGGGCAGGTATTGGGCCGTGCAGACTACCGAGGTGTTTGTTCGGCTCAAGAGGGTGCGAGGTAGTTGGGCCTGGGCCGAGACGGAAGGTGAGGTAGTTGGACCGAGTGAGGAATTTGTTTGGGGGAAATCATTTTTGCTCTACAAGCATCTCCAAAATCTACAGAATTACTTCGTATAAAAATGATTATACCAAGCATACAAAATGAATAGGAAGCCATTTTAGTTTTTTATGATAACTTGCAATGGTTAGCTTCCTAAGACTCAAAAACCAGGTAGTAGGGAAGGAAACCCGTGGAAAAGGGGCACATACACTACAGCAAAAGGCAAAAGCAGAACGCATGAACAATTTATAAGTTGAGGAAGAGATTTATCAAGCACTTATCTTCAAAAAGTTCAAATTCTTGTGAatgatatttttattttattttttcaaAAGAATGAATGAGGGaactgttttagagagcttttggAAATGCTCTAAACTATGGCCATGATCAAGTATTCCTTCTTGAACTTCAAACACCAGACAAACTACCTCTGTTTCCTACTTCTGGATAGAAGTAGTTTTGTTGAGGTTGTTGGCTTTATACTAAAGTTGTTTGTTTGTTGCAACTGTAATCTATAGAGACAAAAACATTGTAAAATTAGTAGAAACCGGTACGGATTAAAGCCAAACGAACAAACTTGTTTTTATTTAGAAATTTGCTAAACACTTAATGATGTTTATAAACCACAAAATGTGTTTAAGCTTGTAAAATGAATTTTGCAGAATTTGTTTTTTTACCTGAATTTTGCAGAATTTATTGTTATCTTTGTTATGGTTTATTGGTTAGCGATGCTCTTATAATCGCTTGCATCCATAGTATTTGTTTCTGTTTGCCAGAGTATGTCATGGAGCTAGCCATGGATAGAATTAGAAAAGAGACCTAGCGGGGAAAATCTTACTTGGTTCATCTTCAAAAGTTTAGATAAGGGTGTGTTCGTTTGTTCCGGAATCATGACCTAGAACCAATCGAACCAGGAATGTTTATCTAATTTGTGTAAGCTTTGATTACCTGGAACCATTCCTGGCCACAGTCAGGGGCGGAGCCAGGATTACAATATAAAGGGGGCCGACCAATTCATCAATACTATATAGTAAAAAAATATTGTATGATGTTATTAATCTTAAGCACTCGATATGAAATAAAAATTCTAGTTCTTTATAAATTATCTTAATCCATGAATCCATTTTCTAGCTAATTGATATATTGAACTAAAGTTGTCGCGGTAACAATACCAAAATAATAAAGTTAACTATATTTGGATCTAGTTTtgtagttgtcggcgtttcgagacagggggtccctaagccgacgagtgagtgtgctgcgtgccccagcccagatgggtcgagcgcgtgggcgagcgcgaaggggggagaggcgaggtggccggagtcgggcgtgagagaggtgtaagtcccgcggccttcgtgttcgtcccgcgcccaggtcaggtgcgcttgcagtaggggggttacaagcgtccacgcgagtgagggaagcgagcggccccaagagagcgcctgtcccgtcctcggtcccgcgcggccaaccttctctgagaaggccctggtccttccttttatagtcgtaaggagaggat harbors:
- the LOC103642079 gene encoding ABC transporter I family member 1-like isoform X1, with the translated sequence MPPLRPPPPRLLLNNVSCMRNAQTVLRDINLSVHDGTALVLTGANGSGKTTLLRMLAGFSRPSAGEILWNGHDITSPGVFQQYKLQLNWMSLKDAVKEKLTVLENVQWFELLEGKDGSRSGPAIELMGLGRLMNEKARMLSMGQRKRLQLARLLAIDRPIWLLDEPSVALDAEGTRLLEYIIAEHRKKGGIVFVATHLPIQIEDSMSLRLPQRFPRRKTLVDLVR